The Glycine max cultivar Williams 82 chromosome 17, Glycine_max_v4.0, whole genome shotgun sequence genome contains the following window.
GTAGCTTCTGCGTTTTTGTTATTTGATCCAACTATTAGactattagattaaaataaaattaagacaaaattgtaaatttagtcCCCCTATTTGTTTCAGAATTCGATTTTGGtcctcttataatttaattcacaaatttagtTTCCAATTTTTTGCAACCATTATTTTAGTTCACAATCCCAAAATTAGACGTTGACTGTTACTTGTCAACGTTGACCGTCACATGTCGTGCTTTTATTGGACATTGATCGTCACGCGTGGCACGTTTATTGGACACCAATTTCGTGCACCTAATTAACGTCACCCTCTAATAAAATCACCGACACGTGATCAATGTTCAATAAAAGCACAACACGTGACAATCAAGGTAAGCAATTAACCGTCAAACGTCTAATTTCAGGGTTAGGGACTGAAATAACGGGATTGCAAAAAGCTGGGAGACTAAATTCGTAAAATAATTATAGGGGGGCCAAAATCGAATTCTGAGACAAATAGGAggaccaaatttataattttacctaAAATTAAAGGCTGTGTGTACATTTACTGTCGTATGAATTGAACATCCAAATATCTAATCAAATTTTAACCTTGAAGCAGCATTCTCAGGGGGAAAAACTGATTTTATTGGACAAAACATGCTTACAAAAATATGATCAATAAAGGTCGCTGGATCTTGAAATTACCAAGCATCAGCCATCAACCAGAAATCCTCTCCTGACTGTAAAATACAAGTATTTACAACCTAATAACAAAAGGATAGGGAAATTCTATGACATCTAGCCAGCTATAAGAACAAATGCATAGATGTATTTACAACTAAGAGAAATCATAACTTTTCTCTATGAGGgggacaaaatatttttttttgctgcatTCATGAGCACAATGTACAATAGTAACTGAACCTTCATGTTCTTCACAACCTTACCTGTATTTGGTTTCCTCGTTTCCTAACCATGAACCATTTTAGGACATTGCATACCTTTCTCCATCTCCTTTGTGCACCACCATTGGCTGTGGGACGTGCCAACATGAAGCTATCAATAGCACTCTGTAGATCTGCTTGAACATGCGATTGAAGATCAGTATCAAAAAACTGCAGATGGTCTTCATCACTAAAAGCATGAGCCATTGAATCAGTGTCACAGATCAAAGAGTTGGAAACTTGGACTGGAAAACTGAGGGTCTGATCATATCTAAGGCCCATGCTGTCAAAATTAGGCAAGCAATAGTCATCCAAGCTACTAGTTCCACCAACAGAATAAATGGATGACATGATATCTGGGGAAGAGGCATTTGCTGGCGGGTAATTGAATCCTCCAGTCTTTTGGGGAGCCAAAATCTTGTTGGCACTTGATCCCTCAGTCTTGGGAGAGCTTGGGGAGTAAAGTACATTAGTTAAGTGTGAAGACCCATCCATGAGAGAGTCTTCATCTTCGAAAGTTGCGTATTTCTCCCCTTGTCTTAATGCAGCAGTAACTGCGTTTTGAGCATCAGCCTGATGGTGGAAAATCATATTGCTAATTATCAAAGAGAAATAAGAGAAGGAAGGAAAGAGTAAGGAAAGTAATAGGGGATGAGGGATAAATGCCTTTTCAGTTTCAGTCAGCTTATCTACTGTGACATAATCGCATTCAGAAAGCAGTCCTGTCACTTGTCCCACAGCATTGAAGACCACACCAGGTTCTTGAGAATTAGAAGGGAAGTACACGTGCCTCGTTGTATCAAGTACACAAGTTCGAGCATGCTCCACAGTTACTTCCCACATCTTTGCAGACATCCCAGTGCCCAGTATCTGCACATTTCCAAGCAATGAATTTATTCATTTGCCCAAGAGAAAGGTAGTGCTTAGCTATTTCTAGACATTATTAGAATGTTTATCATTCAGAACTTTGGTTAATTGCCGAAGTGATATAAGATTATACGAGGAAGAGAATAAGATCGAATATGTTTTATATAATGATTCTCCCATAGAGCCTAATCTCATGCCAATGACAAGAACAATATGGGATGTCCTCGTCAAGTTATAAATCCACTACCTAGGAGGTGTCTGACTTGATAATGTGCAAAGCTAATCTAAATGCCTAGACAGTTCACACAAACAGTGAACAACTAAACTGTCCCAATGAAATTTTTAGCTAAAATCCTTCAAATGATAATCTATCAGAACAATTTGCAAGTAAAAGAAACTCTAAATTATTACACTGCGCAGCTTTGCTGGATCCAGATTCAGAAGTGTGAGAAACTCTCTAACAGTAACGATCTTTTCCCGACTCAAGCGCTTGTGGAAAGCTCCATCCTTGCCTATTTTTTCCAATCTCCAAACTTCATCAGACAGACCAGGAGGATGGTGCTTCTTGTACACTGCAGCCAAAAATCAGACATTCAAACTAAGTTCAAATCCCTATCTTGTTTTGACAAGGGACTTGAAAAGCTCAAATATGttctattatataattttactgTGATATAGGGACTCagttttttacactttcaattcttttcaaaaaacaaaatacagaaTGCAAGCTAAATAGCTAATTTATTTACACCAAAAGAAAATCACActgatatgaaataaaaaataaataaatcaagacTAGTAAACAGCATGTATGTATCCTGGTCTTTTGTTACTATATTCTCCACATAAAAAGATGTCAAGCAAACCCATCACATTCATGTAAATTGCATATATTTTGTGCTGTTCATCATTTTTTCTTATGTCATATCATAAACAACATTCAGCCATTTAGGGTTCAAATTAGTCTCAAAGTAAATTTTGATAGCATGTGGAAACATTCGATCTTGATACATTTAAGCAGATAAaggttatatatttatatataaatactcACATTCTCCTCTGTGATCCCTGACAATGAATGATTCTGTCTTTGCTTCTCTTATTCTAACACCATCAAAGTTGTCCACAACTCTTGCCCCAAGCCTGAACCTACGGCTCCTTGTCCAGCTTGAATTATCTGTATATGAAATTTCACTCACCATACCAATCCCATCTTTAAGATATAAAATTACATCTCCTGTAAGAAGGGGCTTTTTTCCTTCCCTCTCTCTCACAATATTGCTCTTGAACTCTTCAGGCATCCAAGTTTCgctttcttcttcaaaatcacCCTCAAGGACTACAATTTCCACCTTAGCCGACGATTCAGGTCCTGTACTAACAACCTTCCCAGTTAGGGCATCAACTAAACCTATTCTTAAGTTGGAGCCATCCTCTCCTTCAATTCGAGCTCCAGTAAAGACAGGAAGACAAATGCTGTTTTCAAACTGCAGCTGCAAATTTCTTAATTCAGTAGTATGAAACTCCTTTCC
Protein-coding sequences here:
- the LOC100793156 gene encoding calmodulin-binding protein 60 A, whose translation is MLLDFYFQQHRSVVELLLSFFLRLFVPSSAMSLKRRPDDGKTPDDKRRKPPPFSSVVRDVMKLQSLGHLLEPILEPLVRKVVKEEVEAALKRHLTSMKQTCGKEFHTTELRNLQLQFENSICLPVFTGARIEGEDGSNLRIGLVDALTGKVVSTGPESSAKVEIVVLEGDFEEESETWMPEEFKSNIVREREGKKPLLTGDVILYLKDGIGMVSEISYTDNSSWTRSRRFRLGARVVDNFDGVRIREAKTESFIVRDHRGELYKKHHPPGLSDEVWRLEKIGKDGAFHKRLSREKIVTVREFLTLLNLDPAKLRSILGTGMSAKMWEVTVEHARTCVLDTTRHVYFPSNSQEPGVVFNAVGQVTGLLSECDYVTVDKLTETEKADAQNAVTAALRQGEKYATFEDEDSLMDGSSHLTNVLYSPSSPKTEGSSANKILAPQKTGGFNYPPANASSPDIMSSIYSVGGTSSLDDYCLPNFDSMGLRYDQTLSFPVQVSNSLICDTDSMAHAFSDEDHLQFFDTDLQSHVQADLQSAIDSFMLARPTANGGAQRRWRKVCNVLKWFMVRKRGNQIQVRL